The region GCTGGTGGGAtgattttcaaaaagaaaaaaaatatattcaaaggGTGAGTGGTCTGCCATGCTTGTGTGAGCATTTTCAATCTATTTTTTGTGTGGAtgcagatatttttaaaaaaccctGAAGCTGTGGAAATATGCTTGAAAtatgctttgaaaaaaaaagtgtttcccCAAAATATCCAGTTACATGTGCACGTGCACAGGGCATGAGAAACACATGTTTCTATATTGTGTTGTTCTTTGCCATTTGCAGCATGTGCTGAGTGTTGTGTGCAGTAGTAAATGAAGGTTTTCCTGAAGGAACTGGACCTGTGCAGTCTCTCAGGtgtttaaggttttttttatatacataaatTTTTACAATTGCTCTTTGCATTGTGTTAGACTAGTGTACTACTGTTCATTTTGCCCAGTCTGTGTTATAAACTTtcaagttgttgtttgttttttatgttcCCTGAGATCACCTTCCTGCAGTGTGAGAGTCTGCCTGTGTCAGTGTGAATGTCAGCACTTCTAACATGGTTACACCGTTGAGAAGCCAGTAATGGAACTTTAGCCCTTTGCTTCAAGGGAAAAACATCAAGTTAAACATCCGAGTCTGAATAACAGAATATTAGAGTGAGAAATGTTTGCGACACCCGCTGGCAGAAAAGAAAACTACATCTTTGAAATTTAAAATAGCTTCGGTGTTTCCCAGTCTAGGGAAATGAATGAAGAGGTTTTCTGGATACCCAATGCAAAGATTTTTGGGGGCCTCTGTGGTCAAATTGCTGTGCTTAAAGCTTCTAGTTAGAAATCACAGTATCTTGTTTCAGCTTCGCTCTACTTGTCCTCTATTTCTGGTAACACTACACCTGTTGAAACCCTGAAACACTTATCAGGTGTACCAAAGATTCAAGtttcaaaaatgtttctttttactgccaaaaagcaaataaatatataatatataaataattaaagcaaTGATAGCaggaattaaattcattcattcattatctgtaaccgcttatccaattcagggtcgcggtgggtccagagcctacctggaatcaatgggcgtaaggcgggaatacaccctggagagggcgccagtccttcacagggcaacacagacacacacacacattcactcacacactcacacctacggacactttggagtcaccaatccacctaccaacgtttttggaccgtgggtggaaaccggagcacctggaggaaacccacgcagacacggggagaacacaggaATTAAATTGAAGAACTTATTTAATGCTGCTGAATTTAGCAGTGTTTACAGGGATTTTTACTAGGCTGGTTATATAGTAAGGTGAAATCATacaattaaattataaaattatatataattagtaTATAAcgtataataaatatataacgttgggacattgtgttaaaggtaaataaaaacagaatacaatgatttgcaaatccttttcaacctaaattcaattgaatacactacaaagacaagatatgtAATGTTCAAatagataaactttattgtttttttgcaaatattcactcatttttcaACATGTTTCAATagagttgggacagggtcaacaaaagactgggaaagttaaggaatgctcaaaaaacacttGTTTGGAGCATTCCACAGGTGAAGAGGTTcgttggaaacaggtgagtgtcatgattgggtataaagggaACATCCCCGAAGGGCTCAGTCTTTCACAAGCAAAGATGGGgcgaggttcaccactttgtgaacaactccGTGAGCAAAccatccaacagtttaagaacaacgtTTCTCAACATACAGTTGCtaggaatttagggatttcatcatctacagtccataatatcattaaacgattcagagaatctggagaaatctctgcaagtgaGCAGCAAGGCagaaaaccaacattgaatgccCATGACCTTCAATCCCTCAGACGGCACTGtattaaaaacagacatcattctgtaacggatattaccacatgggctcaggaacacttcagaaaaccaatTGTCAGTGAATACAATTCATCGCTCCctctacaagtgcaagttaaaattCTAACATGCAAAGCGAAAGGCATATATCAACAGCACCTAGAAACGCTGCtggcttctctgggcctgagctcatctgagatggactgaagcaaagtggaaaagtgtcctgtggtctgacgagtgcacatttcaaattgtttttggaaatcatggacattgtgtcctctgggccaaagaggaaaagaacTTTCTGGATTGTTATCagcgcaaagttcaaaagccagcatctctgatggtatgggggtgtgttagtgcccatgtcatgggtaacttgcacatctgtgaagacaccattaatgctgaaaggtacatacaggttttggcgcaacatatgctgccatccaagcaacgtcttttccagggacgtccttgcttatttcagcaagacaatgccaagccacattctccatgtgttacaacagcgtggcttCATAGTAAAAGAGTGCGGGTACTAatctggcctgcctgcagtccagacctgtctcccattgaaaatgtgtggcgcatTATGAAGCGCAAAACACAACGttatataggttgaaaaggatttgaaacagaatcatcgtattctgtttttatttatgttttacacaatgtcccaagtTCATTGGAGATgtgaggtccactagtgttttgcacagcgtgttttgggcggaccactggtgattaaacagaattttagataaaatgccacattttagcactttttcacagtccaatttacattttttcctttccattctttttgttatcctttataaataagattagtaaatcattttaatccagcacagtgtcaacatttttatcataatcattttatatcggACTTATACCCATTATTATATCTCCCATAGTTAttggtaatatttttattaatttgtattccagaataaaagtctctttgaatttaaaatctgtttgaggagattataaatgagttatatcctttacaggacagtaatctggaCCTGCAGTGGTCaatggtgtgccagcctttttatgccagtggatcGATATATGTTTGCTGTCTgagtaataaaataaagggaacactgaGCAGTACAGAAGGAAAGTTTTATCACAGTATTACCAACCTTTTCAccaaataagaaaatattttattatatgtgtAATTGTTTGAAGTATGAAattttttagtaaaaaaaatcgATGCCTTACTGGTTTAATGTTTTCTAATTTCGTTCCACAGCCCAAGCATTGTGCTTTGTTTCAACCATGACAAAATAGCTTGGATACCATGCTTTACCTGGTCTACCTTTTTACAGTTTGGAGAGAAAAATGCTGATAGAagcaggattcgaacccacgcctctaGAACAGACAGCgtcttagaccgctcggccatcctggcGTAGATTAaacgaagaaaaaaaacatagggAAATCAACTAACAGCACAATAAGTGTAATTTGAAATAAGTGTACTTTTTATAGTCTGAAATAGTCTAAACGTCGAACAATTAATCAAACAAGAAACTAAATTGCTTGACGGGTGCTTGGGCTGTCCAATATGAATAAACTATCCAGTTCAGCAAATTAGCTTAACATGCTAGCGAGGACTTGAGGCTGATCCTCAAATGGCTCAGTACTACCTGCATAAGACATAGTGAATGACTTTAAAATATGGAGTATACACTCAAACTGTGCACTTAATACTGGTTATAAGATCGCAGAACTTGGTATTAAATATAGATGACTTTATAACGGACACTGTTTGCAGGATTATGGTGTAAATGCCTTTATTGCATGAcctacgtagtgcactacagagggagcaCGTGTCTTTTTGAGGCGCACTCATAGTTACACGCTAAAACAGCCGACTATTATGGGTATTTTACTGGCTATACATAGACTTTTCGGTCGCTCAGTTGCCATATAGATACGAGTTATTTGGTTTAGTGTTAATACATTAAACATGTAGCTAACTGAATACGaaaatatttagatatttgTCATAAGATCCTCTGGACCGATTCCGGTAAGTTGTTTTCTAAACTGTAGTTATTAACATTAGATTTTTCGAAACATGGCTTCTAATAAGAGGTCGGAGGTTTGGCTTGCAATCGTGTAATATGGGTTGTATGTTTGCTTTATTCGATCGCATTTATGTAACcgttgtaaatacattttatttgatgaTATGTCTCACTAAATAATATACCATTAACGGAATTTAATTccttaatattaaaacaaaccaGAGTGATATATGATGCAAACTTGTCTAGGTTCAGAGCCCTTATCAGTCTAGACTTAACTCTAGcaaaaatacaatatttatatCAGTTGCTGCTTAAGTAGAGATATATGTTATACTGGATATACATTGTTACGACGGTGTAAAATCAGCTTTACTCTGGGTTTGACAGGTCAGTGTTGATCACCACGATGGCATCCGCTCCacctcacaatttctcttgggTCGAGCCGCACAAACTGGCAGGAATGGCCATGCCACGGATGCCTGGTCACTATGAATATCTACTGAACAACGGTATCAAACACTTAGTCACTTTGTCTGAAAGAAAACCACCTTATCACGACACTTGTCCAGAACTGATTTTGCATCATATCAGAATACACGACTTCTGTGCTCCAACGTTTGACCAGATCAAACGCTTTTTGACTATAGTGGAAGAGGCCAATATAAAAGGAGAGGTAAGTGTGAATTTCCCGTGCTGGATGGGTTGTGCGTGCTTCTCCACAGTCAAATagttcatttacattgttcaaAACGTCTGGTCTTGTCAACTTTAGGGTGTTGCAGTGCACTGTTTGCATGGTTTTGGAAGGACCGGGACAATGCTGGCCTGCTACCTGGTGAAGTCCAGAAAAATCAGTGGGATTGAAGCCATTAATGAAATCAGAAGAATACGCCGTGGATCAATTGAAACACGAGAACAAGAACAAATGGTAGTGCAGTTTTACCAGCAAAATATATACtgaatttataatttattaaataaagtcCAGCTGCTCAATCAATTTTCTGTGCATATTCTTTAATTAGTTTTACAAGGATAGGTAATTATTTACTAAATTGTTAAAAAACTGAAACCCATAAGATAAAGTGATAACCATTTAAATCACATGATCGTGCTTCTAACAAGTCctgcatttgtttttaattgttaaGTCTACCTTGCTGTATTATAATTTCAACATATAAAAATAtctgtcagaaaacatggtATTGCCAAATGCAAAGGAATAATCAAGATGCTTGGACTTTGTTTGGTTCAATCATAGCCAAGGAAAAAAGTTGTTGGCGCTCCCTGAAGGTCAGATTCTCTGGAGCTTTGGTATTCATTAAGTTTTTGTTGTTGAGTCGCCTGTAAAGAGTTGAAACACGTGGCAAATATGAATGTATACTCAATGTGTGGCAGGGTCTGGATGTGAAGAGGAATGGATATTGCACATTTGTAGTGAACACTGAGTTATATTGTCAAAGTATAGCTTATTAaacatgtaatatatatatattggtcaCAAATTCACCAATAATTAAGTGAACTTTAGTTAGTACATAATCTGTCAAGTCAGAGTACTAAAGTTGCCATATTACTGAACGAAAAAGCTTAGGTCCGCTTTATTTATGTTTGCATTTATATTGAAAGATATAAGGAGGCTTACCCAAACATCACTCTAACTTGCTGGGTGTTTTTAATTGCAGAACAGCCTACAGGGACTGCATCTGTAatagtaaatgtaaaataaaaataacagtacattaaaaaaaatatatcagtgaGGTACCCTTTTattcaattttattttcttattctgGCTTAAACACCTTTGAAGCTGTCCTTTTCAGCAGGGTTGTTTTTCTGTTGCTGTGATATTTGTTTCAAACTCTCACATATCTTTTGTCCATTATGCAGTACTTCACTGGGCTGGAACAAACAGAAGTGCAAAATAACAATCCaccatataataaaataatgcagGTAATGGGTGTATAATCAAActattttacataaatacagaaaaacactgattgTCATGAATAAAAGCTGATGATACTTTTATGGAGGTCTCTTTCCTCCCCTCCATGTCATTCTTGCCATTCTTGGTGAGTGTATAATTCATCAGCAGACACTATCTGTAATGGACCCACATACCTGCTCATTCCTTTGTAACTCAGGCTGTGACAATATTGCCCCTGACATGCTGTCTTTgtcctcctcttcatcctcgTCCTCCTCATTATTCTGAAACTCCTGTAGCCTTTTCTGGAACTGCCATTCAAGGGAGAGCCTTCTTAGAAGCTCACTCTCCTCCTTGGTGCATTCTACTTTGGCTTGCAGGCGCAGAACTTCATGCTCCAAACTTTCAACTGCCTGATGTCTCTGCTGCTTCTTTAGCTGTTCCCTGGCCTCTCTTTTCCATGGGTCTGGAGAAGCACCATCTGTCTTATAACCTTGTGGCCCAGGACGGTGATGACTCGTATGTGAGAAACTCATTTTGCTTTTATCTTGAGCTTTAGCGAAAGACTGGCATGCAATATCTTGCGCTGTTTCACAGATCTTAGTAGATGTAGGATACTGAGCTGAGACATAGGGCTGACGTACCGGCTTGGACGCCAGTTTTGGACCTTTGTGTTGTTGCAAATGGTAGTTTTGTAAAGCAGAAATATACTCCAGGTTTGTAACTTGGCCATAAGCAGGTGTACCATAGATTGAGTTGAGACTAATTCTGTCTGCTGCTAGACCAGCCTGTTGGAAATTGCCAAATAATTTAGTGTTGTCTTGATGAGACACAGGAACATCTATTCGCTTTGGCTGTGACATAGGCACACAGTTAGCCACTGCTGAAATCTTCCACTGTCCATCTTGATTTCTCATCTCTGATCCAGAAATGTTAGGATTTCCTGATTGTTTGTCATTTCCTTTGTCCAGATAGAGTGGGCAATCCACTAGGGGGCTGCCTATGTCCATGAAGGACAGATTTTCTTGAGAACATGCCTGCTTCTACAAGAGTAcagagatataaaaaaaatatatatattaattattaattaattaatgttttatataatagTACTCTCTGATTAAATGATCAGGCATTGCTTAAAAGTTCTGTAAAATGTTTTAACTTATCAacaaccaaataacacacatttgCATACCATAGAGTTTAAATTATCTCGGCCAAGTGAGAAACAGGAGAAGAGTTGAGGTTCGCTAGATCCTGACAGTTTACTTCCCTGAAGTCTAGACACTGGCAAAGTGAGATATTCCCTGTTAAATGTATTCTGATCAGGCCAGAGGTTTGAACGGTCAGATTCAGGCTCCTCCTGGAAACAATAAAGCTCACATCAGGTTCCATTACTCCAAAATTCTTATATATTATAGGATTCTGTTTAGAGGGCCATtatgatttatatatttcaaagtATGGATCTATGGAGCTTCATGCATATAGCCGAAAACTTCAATTAATTCTCAGTATAGTTTCAAAAATGCCAGctatattatatttacattttaaacatacattttaaaatagcaACTCACAGTAGAAATAAGATTATCACTGGAGACCGAAGCGCAGATCTGCATGGGTGTGACTGAATCAACAGACATTTCCTCAGAGTTTTGATGAGCACCtagaaggagaaaaaggagggttaaaaacattttaaataacgCAGAGAATATGAATATCAGTTCCATCAGATACTTGCATGCCAAGTTGGGGTTTGAGCGATATTCCTGTCTGTGCTTGAACCATTTCTGGTCTTGTTTCCTGATTAATCTCTTTGTTGTGTGGTGATATCCCTTCATGACTGGCAGTGCTGAAGAAGCAAATACACTTTGCTCTGGGATGCCATTCACAATAAAGCCCTTGGATGTCTGCACAATCTCTGCGCTATCATCACCATCTTGTAAAGGCAAAAATCAATATGCCGGTTTAAAATATGGTCAAAATATTAATTGTTACATACATAACAATTGCATACATTTACCACTTGATGTTGATTTGCTTTGGTTAAACACATCTTCCAGGCCATAATACACAGCTGCTAACTTTGCAATCACAAGAGTCACAGATGTTCCAGTGCACACCAGTATCTCTGCAGCCCTGTTACAGAATAATGACCATTGATCATTGACCATTctacattattaaaatgtatcatatcataatatttattaaagcaCCGTTCTTGTGCTACTCCAATAAGACTCTTGCTATCCACACTAAGCAACTGGTCCCCTGGAGTCAGCCTGCCATcctaaacacataaacacaaagacATAAAGAAAATTAAGTTTTAAATGCTGATTAAAATTTGACATACATATGAAGGTCATTTGTCACTTCCTTGACCAGACTTACCACAGCTGCTGCTCCCCCATGGACAACAGATTTGATGAAAATTCCCAGCTTCTCTTGTCCAGCTCCCTTCATTATCAACATGTTTAGAAATCAGATGACaaatatgattttattattgagaaacataaaatgtatgacttaATGATAGATTATTTAcacataaattcattcattcattcattcattatctgtaagagcttatccagttcagggtcacggtgtgtccggagcctacatggaatcattgagcgcagggtcggaatagaccctggagggggtgccagtccttcacagggcaacacacacactcacacattcattcacacctacaggcacttttgagtcgccaatccacctgtgttccaacgtgtgtttttggactgtgggaggaaacccacgtggacacagggtgaacacaccaaacttctcacagacagtcacccggaggaaacccacgcggacacagagagaacacaccacactcctcacagacagtcacccggaggaaacccacacggacacagggagaacacaccaaactcctcacagacagtcacccggaggaaacccacacagacacagggtgaacacaccaaactcctcacagacagtcacccggaggaaacccaggcggacacagggagaacacaccacactcctcacagacagtcacccggaggaaacccacacggacacagggagaacacaccaaactcctcacagacagtcacccggaggaaacccacacagacacagggagaacacacccggagcgggacttgaacacacaacctccaggtccctggagctgtgtgattgcgacactacctgctgcgccaccgtgccgccatttacacataaatattacaaacaatATATAACAGCAAAGAAACAGGTTGCAGTTACATTCATTGATACTATAAGTTTCACCTTAGCAGCTATGATACTTATGCCCAATCCGCTTTCTGAAGGCTTTCGTAGTGTCATTTTCACAATCTCTGGTTTCTGGAtatgaaaagcaaaaaagcaatgaatatgaatatgaaaagCAAATTAACGTTTTCCACAGGATAAAGCTATTTAACCCTTACAAAAATCTTATATATTGTGAATGGAAAAACTTACACATTTTGACCTGTTTATAGGGACACTGTCTGATGTCTGGAAGTAAACAGTCCAAGACCCAAGAGAGAGATGGTGATGATTTAGTGTACAAAGACCTTCAGGAGTTGGAAGGATAAAGACCAGTAAGAGAgataggggaaaaaaaaacatgttcgtACACTGACAAGCAAACactcttcatttttttaatataatgaaaataagTACCATCTGTGAGTCAGACATACAGCATGTGTATGATTTGACTTCAGTATGGTTTATATATAAGATGACATCACATAATTTAAGCATGTTATTCTATGACTGTATTTGTAGCAAATAGAACATTATATCAGAGGGGAAATATGTGACAAGTTGTAGCATAATGAGCTTTTCTGGGCACAACATGGCTATTTTTTGGTACTGATTAGTTATTTGACTCCATttagatttattcattcattaattcattcattatctgtaacccttatccagttcagggtgacggtgggtccagagcctacctggaatcattgggcgcaaggacagaatacacactggagagggcgccagtccttcacagggcaatacacacacacacacacacacattcactcacacctacggacacttttgagtcaccgatccacctaccaacatgtgtttttggactgtgggaggaaacggagcacccagagaaaaccattTAAATTTAGCttgatatatttttaacatatatattttaaatgttgatgtGCTGTACTTTTAAAATAGTGCTACAGTTGTTCTTTATTGTTTGCTCCAACTATCAAACCTTAGAAATAAATTACAACAATGATACATGTAATACCACATGAAAATTTCCATAATTCAGTTATATATTGTCagcaaaacaattaaaaataaaaagtattaaTGGTTCCTTAGCAGCCTTAGCTGTTGCAAAGCTTACTCCAAGTGAATTAAACCAGAATCAAATGCACAGTATTTGACCAGCAGGAAGTAATGACGAAGTTTCAGACGTAGAACTAACTGCTTTGGATGCCATCTATCATTTGCAAAAccaaggtgtatccatataaatggcccacccagTAGGTCAAATATTGACTTTGTGTTTGAGGTGCTGCCATTatcatttttagtttttaaagcagtgtattttttttctctttgtaaGTGGAACTCAAACGTTTAAGTTtgatctgtttattttctgaaagTTTAGGTTTAAAGAGGTCCTGTACAAAAGCTGTGATGTCTAGAAGAAGAGATGAGGTTTGAAACTTATTTACCTTTGTGGCATATTGGTTCCAGAAACTCCTGAAAACCCAGTGGAATTCCTTGAACAATCTCACTTGAGTAACCCTCCTCAGGCAGCAGGAAAGGCAGGTGAAGGTACAGGTCTTTCTCTATTCTGATAtccttctcctctttctttaATGT is a window of Hoplias malabaricus isolate fHopMal1 chromosome 1, fHopMal1.hap1, whole genome shotgun sequence DNA encoding:
- the dusp23b gene encoding dual specificity protein phosphatase 23 is translated as MASAPPHNFSWVEPHKLAGMAMPRMPGHYEYLLNNGIKHLVTLSERKPPYHDTCPELILHHIRIHDFCAPTFDQIKRFLTIVEEANIKGEGVAVHCLHGFGRTGTMLACYLVKSRKISGIEAINEIRRIRRGSIETREQEQMVVQFYQQNIY
- the LOC136673255 gene encoding afadin gives rise to the protein MAHIGNFAFLDHESFLAHLNLDRERLQAEIRQWNSERLDLFKISEPDEGLVFHGVMRFYLQDHTTGNSATKCIHVSSTSTTQEVIETLLEKFKPDVSTESHPYSIYEVCGNEEERRLDLSEKPLLVQLSWNKNTTEGSFILRKDSNVTFQNKDLEVKEKLGVIENFKRTLSKKQKTNKQKKNTNTSETYDGKSGGYMNCKDNNEQEKVVMNPSESECHVLRVEENISESNSRRSSTSHMKPAGRLEDGESPNKKGLLESLSEKLHQTFEAKNGSIQSENSELKWSLPLSIKLEEKKEEAFLLAVVNYTNSSTVHFKLSPAYAFYLACRFMLIQGKENQKNPKKKAQRVAALVNKMVNLMDNVIQTQKGITVALAFWMSNTSEFLNFIRQDRDLAGITLHSQKALAELVQKTFTYLSHHLLVDLESQMPVFLCIQAAGIENVLASFTKTMGLLRRFRVNPALSIQLFSQLFHFMGAWLLNRLTKAASGSKLCSHYWGMTLRQRLNHVEAWAERQGLELAADCHLSCIIQATTLLTMNSYANEDAQKIHTTCFKLNSLQLRALLAKYHYAHKQPRIPYVLIESVVAMAESTEHETLKKEEKDIRIEKDLYLHLPFLLPEEGYSSEIVQGIPLGFQEFLEPICHKGLCTLNHHHLSLGSWTVYFQTSDSVPINRSKCKPEIVKMTLRKPSESGLGISIIAAKGAGQEKLGIFIKSVVHGGAAAVDGRLTPGDQLLSVDSKSLIGVAQERAAEILVCTGTSVTLVIAKLAAVYYGLEDVFNQSKSTSSDGDDSAEIVQTSKGFIVNGIPEQSVFASSALPVMKGYHHTTKRLIRKQDQKWFKHRQEYRSNPNLACAHQNSEEMSVDSVTPMQICASVSSDNLISTEEPESDRSNLWPDQNTFNREYLTLPVSRLQGSKLSGSSEPQLFSCFSLGRDNLNSMKQACSQENLSFMDIGSPLVDCPLYLDKGNDKQSGNPNISGSEMRNQDGQWKISAVANCVPMSQPKRIDVPVSHQDNTKLFGNFQQAGLAADRISLNSIYGTPAYGQVTNLEYISALQNYHLQQHKGPKLASKPVRQPYVSAQYPTSTKICETAQDIACQSFAKAQDKSKMSFSHTSHHRPGPQGYKTDGASPDPWKREAREQLKKQQRHQAVESLEHEVLRLQAKVECTKEESELLRRLSLEWQFQKRLQEFQNNEEDEDEEEDKDSMSGAILSQPELQRNEQVCGEVLHNGQKICESLKQISQQQKNNPAEKDSFKDAVPVGCSAIKNTQQVRVMFGRLNNKNLMNTKAPENLTFRERQQLFSLAMIEPNKVQAS